The DNA sequence GCGTCCAGACCGTCAATGATGTCGACTTCCCCATATCCTGCTGCGCGCAGTGCGTCTTTGATGGCGCCTTGCGTGCCTTTGCGCCGATGAACGGCCAGGCTCTTTTCTGTCACATTGCGCTTTGCCTCTTCCGACCAATCATCGTCCCAGAGATCGACTGAGAAGGCGTGTGCCAGGAAGGGCAGCATGTGCATGGGTACTTGGTCCGGGTTCCAAACAACGCGAATGCCGGTCTCGCCCATGCCCGGTACCATGCTGAAACGTTTTCCCAGCGTTTCATCAACACGGCGTTCAAGGAGGGATGCGTTAGGAGGAAGAAGGTCAGACATTTACCGCCTCCACATCGACCGTGAAGCCTGTGCAATGTGCGGTCTCGTGCCGTTCGGGCGCTATGTCGGCAAACCCATTTAGTACGACCTTTTCAACACCAGGGACGGTAAGGGCTTCATGGAGTCCGCTTTCTGTCACCCGCAGGCCGATGCGGTGTCGGGTTTCTACATAGGCGGCGAGCGCTGCTTCAGCGCTTGCCTTGATGATGGGTCCCGCGGGGCCGTCCAGCGTCTCAAGCGTGGCGTTAATAGCGTATTCAACCACTTCAACCGGGCGCACGATCACCGTGTCACCAAGGGGGCGCACATGTTCATCGTTCAAGTGAGCCGTGATGGCATCTAGGGTTTCTTGTGACGGAACTCCGGTGCCGCCCCAGCCCATAATCACAATTGTGACCTCGCCCGGATTGCTCATATAGGCGTCACTATCTTTGGCGAGCGCAGCCAGATTGTCCGTGAACTCGTAACGGATAAGCACGATGCCGGGTTCCGGGCTTGTGATTTCGGATCTCGCCGGTTGTTCACCCGCTGTCAGGGCGTTGAAGATGTAGCCGCCTCTGGGGCCCGCGACGGAGAGGGCTTCCGGGGCTAGCTGAATGCGTCGTCGGAAGGCCTCGTCCTTTTCAGGAGTTGGCGGAATGGGTGGGATCGCATTTGCATCACCTGGATCAATCAGCTTTCGGGCGACCGCAAAGCGCGCACCAATATGATCAAGGTCTGTGTCTTCCGCGAAGGCGAGCATTACCGCACGGGCATCATCATTGATTTGGCCACGCAGGGTGACTTCGCGATAAGCGGCGGTCTCCATGAGCTTCACCAGCGGTTCGCTTTCAAGATCTGCTGAGAAGTCGGGATAGCGCCCGGCATAGTCGGCCTTGAGTTCGGTCAACGCTGTTTCAAAGTCGAGCGGTACAATGACGTTCGGTTTCCCAAGCTTGCTCAGATCAATGTCGTCAAACCGGCTCATGAAACAGCGAGCCCCACAAGTGAGATGGTGTCGCCGGTTTCGGAATATTCAAGATCGAGATCGATCGTCACCCGCCCGTCTTTGCTCATGTCAGAAAGCGCAACACGGATGAGGCGCACACGCGGCTCCCATTTTGCAAGGGCGTGCGCACAGACAGCCTTCAGGAGCATGTGTCCGCTCGCATTCGCCGCCTGGTCAATCAATTGAAAGGCTAGGGAGCCATAATCCCGGCGCATAACCCGGCTTCCAAGCGGCGTGGTCAGAATGTCCGAGATGGATTGGCGAAGATGATCAATCCCGTCGAGCGACGCGCCGTTATGTGCGTTCATGCCCTTCATGTCTCGTCATCCGGTAGAGTGAACCAGGAGCGCCCGGTTGAGGCATGGCCGCAGGTTGCTTTGTGCCCTTCCTGGCAGACAGGCACACCGTCGAGGTTCATCCAGCTTGAGGCTTCTGCCATGACGGGCGATGCGTGGGGTTGTAGCCCATGGCCCTGGACCGGGTCACCAAGCAGCACCACGTCTTGGCCGTCCACTTGAAAGAAATTTTGGCCGCCCGCCAGTTGCACGCCACCGGCGCTGTCCAGTGCTTTCACAACGATACCCTTACTCATGAGCGGACCCCACGGAATTTCGGACTTGTCAGGGTGACTTCCGCATCACGAAGCGAGAGGGTGGTACGACCGACTTTGAAAATGAATTCGCCGCTCTCTGGCAGGTCGATTTCAAGGGCATGGGCTCCCTTGTCATAGGAGGCTATCGCGCCGTCTTCCCAATGGTGGCATGTGACGTCGCGGTCACTGTCTGGCGCGGGATGGGCTGTTTGGTAGAGGCCAAAGAGCGCAATGCCGTTGCGATAGTCGCCGGACTCTGAGAGGAGAAGAACCTGCTCGCCGACGCTGGGAGGAGCCCAGCTTCGGTCGGTTCCGGCGCGAAGGGTCATCCAGGGCACCCAGTCAGTCTCAGTGTCTCCGATCTTCACGCGCAGACGCGCCGCGCCGAGATCAAGTTCGGCAACGGTGCCGCGACGAATGAGATTTTCCTGTCGGCGGAAAAGGTCTGACAATTGGAATGCGTGTTCTGACATGAGACACAAGGTGCGGGGGGCGCACTCTTCTGTCACGCGCCCTTGGGTTGTTAGCTTCGCTAACAACCAGGCATATTTTTTGCGCGTTCCCGGACAGAAAACCGCTGAACACTTTTCTTGGGAACGCTTTGAGTTTTCTTTGCGCGTTTCTAATCGTAGTCGGGCAGACCTTCGAGCGCACGGCCCCGGCCAATGGTCAGGACTTCGCCCCGGTTTTCGCCCTCAACATAAGACGCATGCACCCAGCCGGAGGTTGGTTTCCCCCAGACATGAAATTCCAGAATGAGTTGATCAAACTCCAGATTGTCGCGCATCCACTTCGCGAGCTCATAATTTGAAATGCCGGGCAGCTCCAGGTCACCTGCGCAGCCCTTCGGGTGTTGCTTGCGATCAAAATAGATGGCCCAGCTTTCCTCATCCGGTTCGCGCTTCCGGCGCTTGCACCAATTGATGAAAGAGGTCCAGCACAAGCGGCGTTCCAGAGTTTCGCAGCGAAACCAACTTTGCGGGGAATAGGGAATACCAAAATGGTCGCGGACAGGTTCGAGGATGTTTTCAGCAAAGGCGGCGAGGACTGGAAAAGTGTTTCGTGGGGGAAGGTTGTCAATGCCGTGGCGCACGGCTTCCTGGCTGCGCATGGCCTCGGCCAATGTGAAGTGTCGGGACGGGCGAAAGTCGATGGCATTCATGAGGCAAGCCCTTCTTTGTCAATATGGTGGAGGATCATCTGGCCCAGCTCCTTCTGGTCTTGGCCTGAAAGACCCAGAAGCTTTCGTTCGGCGAACTTCACCAATGATCCCTTCTGGGGGCCCTTCCCACCCTTTGGTGCGGACAGGCGGTCGCGAAGGCCATAGTGATGAATGCGGCCGATGCGGCCTGCATTGCCGCTATAGCCCACCGACACGCTCTCCGAGGTCGCTTTCACTTTCATGTGGCGGGCCTTGCGAAAGCCCAGAAGCATTTTGCGTTTGCGCGCGACTTTGCCTTCCTGCTTCTTTCGAGGTTTCCAGCGGCGGCCATTTGCATCCGTCTGGCGTGTGATGCGTTTGGAATTTGACCGCCGGAGACGAACCCCCATGCGCCGCAATAGCTTCTGGCGTTCGCGGGGACTGAGGCTTGCAAGTAGGGCCTCCGCCCATGTCTCCAAGCGTTCCAGATCTTTGAGCGCATCTTCCATGGGTCAGCCGATGTCTATATCGGTAAAGCCGGTGAGACTGTCTGCATCATGATTTGGTTCGGGGGCGAGGGTCAGGTGTTTTCCGTCTTCCCGCACGTCCACCAGCCAGTCTTCAGCCAGCTCCACCTGAAAGCCCAGATCAACAGTTTCTTCTGACAGGATGTC is a window from the Rhodobiaceae bacterium genome containing:
- a CDS encoding phage virion morphogenesis family protein yields the protein MEDALKDLERLETWAEALLASLSPRERQKLLRRMGVRLRRSNSKRITRQTDANGRRWKPRKKQEGKVARKRKMLLGFRKARHMKVKATSESVSVGYSGNAGRIGRIHHYGLRDRLSAPKGGKGPQKGSLVKFAERKLLGLSGQDQKELGQMILHHIDKEGLAS
- a CDS encoding peptidase M15; translated protein: MNAIDFRPSRHFTLAEAMRSQEAVRHGIDNLPPRNTFPVLAAFAENILEPVRDHFGIPYSPQSWFRCETLERRLCWTSFINWCKRRKREPDEESWAIYFDRKQHPKGCAGDLELPGISNYELAKWMRDNLEFDQLILEFHVWGKPTSGWVHASYVEGENRGEVLTIGRGRALEGLPDYD
- a CDS encoding phage tail protein (Tail_P2_I) is translated as MSDLLPPNASLLERRVDETLGKRFSMVPGMGETGIRVVWNPDQVPMHMLPFLAHAFSVDLWDDDWSEEAKRNVTEKSLAVHRRKGTQGAIKDALRAAGYGEVDIIDGLDARTRDGAKRRNGRYFYSTYANWARYRVIIHRPVAIRQAAQVRRIIERCAREACELYAVHYDEALHLHNAAILRDGTYSRGVIDGQLA
- a CDS encoding baseplate J-like protein, encoding MSRFDDIDLSKLGKPNVIVPLDFETALTELKADYAGRYPDFSADLESEPLVKLMETAAYREVTLRGQINDDARAVMLAFAEDTDLDHIGARFAVARKLIDPGDANAIPPIPPTPEKDEAFRRRIQLAPEALSVAGPRGGYIFNALTAGEQPARSEITSPEPGIVLIRYEFTDNLAALAKDSDAYMSNPGEVTIVIMGWGGTGVPSQETLDAITAHLNDEHVRPLGDTVIVRPVEVVEYAINATLETLDGPAGPIIKASAEAALAAYVETRHRIGLRVTESGLHEALTVPGVEKVVLNGFADIAPERHETAHCTGFTVDVEAVNV
- a CDS encoding type VI secretion system, phage-baseplate injector yields the protein MTEECAPRTLCLMSEHAFQLSDLFRRQENLIRRGTVAELDLGAARLRVKIGDTETDWVPWMTLRAGTDRSWAPPSVGEQVLLLSESGDYRNGIALFGLYQTAHPAPDSDRDVTCHHWEDGAIASYDKGAHALEIDLPESGEFIFKVGRTTLSLRDAEVTLTSPKFRGVRS
- a CDS encoding gene 25-like lysozyme gives rise to the protein MKGMNAHNGASLDGIDHLRQSISDILTTPLGSRVMRRDYGSLAFQLIDQAANASGHMLLKAVCAHALAKWEPRVRLIRVALSDMSKDGRVTIDLDLEYSETGDTISLVGLAVS